Genomic window (Symbiobacterium terraclitae):
GCCGCCCCTCCTGGGTACCGTCAATCGGACGATGGCTACGGATTCCCATGGTGCAGTTCCGATTCGACCCAGAGCAGGGCAACTGGACGCTGTACGAGGCAGATCCTAACCGACGCTGGTTTGCATGGGATCTGGTCCAACCCTCACCAGACCTGGCCGAGCTTCTTAGGCACGTGCATGTCAGCGCCGCAGGGATTATCGTCGGTTGATCCTACGACGCCTTGTCACCGTTGCCTGCACCAAACTTGGCGAATGCGTATTCCGGACGGGTTCGACCACTCATTCCGGTCGAACCCGTCCACTGGTTACGGTCGAACTCGACCACGCATTCCACCCGAACTCGACCAGTCATTCCGGTTGAAAGCGACCGGCTCTAGGCCTAGAGCGAAGCGGCATGGGCAACCATCACAGGCTTTTTCCGGTCCTTCTCGAAGTGTGGACAAAATCACCACCCGAGGGGACGTGGGCAAGCCTTGGCCAATCGGAGGTTGTCGATGCGCAAGATCAAAGAGGTCCTTCGCCTGAAGTGGGAGGTCGGGCTTTCTGCCCGACAGATCGCCCGCAGCCTCTCGGTCTCACACAGTACCGTGCTCGACCTGCTTCGGCGCTTTGAACGTTCGGAGATTACCTGGCCGCTGCCCGAGATCGACGACAGTGCGCTCGAGGCCGCGCTCTACCCGGGAAACCCTGAAACTCGTGTAGAACGACCGCTGCCTGACATGGCGTACATCCATCGAGAGCTGGCCCGCAAAGGGGTCACCCTGCAACTCCTCTGGTGGGAGTACAAGCAGAACCAACCCGACGGGCTCCAGTACAGCCAGTTCTGCCAGCGGTACCGGGAATGGCGTGAGAAGCTCGACGTCGTGCTGCGGCAGCAGCATCGAGCTGGAGAGCAGATGCAAGTGGACTTTGTGGGAGGCTCCCTCCCCATTCACGATCGGGAGACCGGAGAGGTCCTACAGGCTCAGATCTTCGTCGCCGTACTGCCGGCCAGCAACTACACGTTCGCCAAGGTCTGTCCCTCGCAGAGCCTTCGGTCGTGGATTGCCGCACACTGTGACGCCCTGGAGTTCTTCGGCGGCGCACCGGAGGTCATCGTGCCGGATAACCCCAAGGCTGGCGTCACCAGGGCCTGCCGCTATGAGCCGGACCTCAATCCCACCTACGCGGACATGGCCAGTCACTACGGTGCTGCTGTCATCCCTGCAAGGCCCCGCAAGCCCAAGGATAAGGCGAAGGTCGAGAATGCCGTGCTGGTCGTGGAGCGGTGGATCCTCGCGGCTTTACGGAATCGCACCTTCTTCAGTCTCCGCGAGGCGGACCTTGCCGTTCGGGAGGCGGTCGAAAAACTCAACAACAGGCCATTTCAGAAGCTCGAAGGTACCCGCCGCAGCCTGTACGAAACACTGGACAAGCCGGCCCTCAAGCCATTGCCGCCCAAGCGGTATGAGTACGCAGAATGGCGCAAGGCCAAGGTGAACATGGACTACCATGTCGAGGTCGACCGCAACTACTACAGCGTTCCCTACCAGCTGGTGGGCGAGACGCTGGACATCCGGTTCACTGACGGTCTCATCGAGGCCCTGCTCCGGGGAAAGCTCGTGGCCTGCCATCCCAGAGCTACGGGCCGGGGTCGGTACGTCACCCAGATTCAGCACATGCCTGCCGCCCACAGGCGGCATCGCGAGTGGACTCCCTCCCGGTTGGTGGGCTGGGCCGAATCGGTTGGACCGCAGACAGTCAAGTTGGTGACCACCATACTGGAGCAGAAGCCACATCCCGAGCAGGGTTACCGGTCTTGTCTGGGAATCATGCAGCTTGGTAAGAAGTACGGCTTGGAACGACTTGAAGCCGCATCGGCTCGTGCCGTCATCTCAGGGGCGTACAGCTACAGCAGCATGAAGTCCATCCTCGCCAGCAACCTGGATCAAGCCCCGCTTCCCGCCCCACCAGATGAGCAGGCCACTCCTGTGCACCAGAACCTACGGGGACCCGAGTACTACGCACAAGGGGGGCAGTAGGGCATGCCTACTCAGACCACCATTGAGAGGCTCCGCGCCATGCGCCTGCGGGGGATGGCCGATGCTTTGACGGTCCAGCAACAGCAGCCCGAACTCCAGACACTGACATTCGAAGAACGCTTAGGACTGTTGGTGGATCAGGAGTGGATGGACCGGCAGAACCGTCGC
Coding sequences:
- a CDS encoding DUF3024 domain-containing protein, yielding MVQFRFDPEQGNWTLYEADPNRRWFAWDLVQPSPDLAELLRHVHVSAAGIIVG
- the istA gene encoding IS21 family transposase, whose amino-acid sequence is MRKIKEVLRLKWEVGLSARQIARSLSVSHSTVLDLLRRFERSEITWPLPEIDDSALEAALYPGNPETRVERPLPDMAYIHRELARKGVTLQLLWWEYKQNQPDGLQYSQFCQRYREWREKLDVVLRQQHRAGEQMQVDFVGGSLPIHDRETGEVLQAQIFVAVLPASNYTFAKVCPSQSLRSWIAAHCDALEFFGGAPEVIVPDNPKAGVTRACRYEPDLNPTYADMASHYGAAVIPARPRKPKDKAKVENAVLVVERWILAALRNRTFFSLREADLAVREAVEKLNNRPFQKLEGTRRSLYETLDKPALKPLPPKRYEYAEWRKAKVNMDYHVEVDRNYYSVPYQLVGETLDIRFTDGLIEALLRGKLVACHPRATGRGRYVTQIQHMPAAHRRHREWTPSRLVGWAESVGPQTVKLVTTILEQKPHPEQGYRSCLGIMQLGKKYGLERLEAASARAVISGAYSYSSMKSILASNLDQAPLPAPPDEQATPVHQNLRGPEYYAQGGQ